From the Anguilla rostrata isolate EN2019 chromosome 12, ASM1855537v3, whole genome shotgun sequence genome, the window GGTGTGAAAGGAGTACGAGGGAGGAGCACAATACTGGATGGGATAGAGTGGAAAAAGGGAGGAGCTTTTACTCAAATGTGGGAGGGAACAAAAAAGAGTAACTGTGTAAGTGTAAAGTGTAATGGCTAACCAACACAGTACGGGTTGGAGCAAAGTGAGACAGAGCAGTGCACTATGGGGTCTGGAGTGCAgtgagacagagcagagcactATGGGGACTGGAGTGCAgtgagacagagcagagcactATGGGGTCTGGAGTGCAgtgagacagagcagagcactTTGGGGGCTGTGTGGTGAGACAGAGCAGTGCACTATGGGGTCTGGAGTGCAgtgagacagagcagagcactTTGGGGGCTGTGTGGTGAGACAGAGCAGTGCACTATGGGAGCTGGAGTGCAGTGAGACAGCAGAGCACTATGGGAGCTGGAGTGCAGTGAGACAGGGCAGTGCACTATGGGGGCTggagtgcagtgagagagagcagagcactGTGGGGGCTGGACAGCAgtgagacagagcagagcactATGGGAGCTGGAGTGCAGTGAGACAGCAGAGCACTACGGGGACTGGAGCCTTCTGTATCTCTCACCGCTGGCTGTCTGAGTCCAGGTGGTTCTGCAGCCAGGGCATGTAGTTTGAAACTCTGGTATAGACGCCATAGACGCGCTGGCTGCCACACTTCTCTGGACCCCCCCAGGACACCAGGCCTTGGGCGACCCATCTCCCCGTGTGGGGGTCCTCCATCACAAACGCCCCCCCGCTGTCCCCCAGGCAGGTGTCTCGCCCCCCTTCGTAGTAGCCTGCGCAGAACATGTTCTCTGTGATGTTGTACTTCCGGTAGCGAGACGCGTAGCTGGACCGGCACTCCTCCTGATCCACCACCGGCAGCTTCACGTACTGCAGGACGTCCGAGCGCTCGCCCAGGTCAGACGCGGCGGCGTCGTCCGTGGAGACGTTGGGGTTGGAGATGCCCCAGCCCGCCACCAGGCCCAGCGTGttgggcagggggagggagctgtcctggccgggggggggcaggcacaCGGGCAGGGCCAGGCCGCTGAGGTCCACGCGCTGGCTCAGCTTCACCAGGGCGATGTCGTTGTTGTAGTTGCGCGGGTCGAAGCGCGGGTGGAGGAGCACGCGCTCCACGGTGCGGTTGACGGCCAGGTGCTTTGTGCGGATGTCATGGAGGCCCAGGTAGACGCGGATGTGCTCGGGCGAGACGGGCACCACGCTGGCGTCGCGGCGGTGGGAGCGCAGCACGTGGGCGGCCGTCAGCACCCAGGACTCCGACAGCAGCGCCCCGCTGCCGAACCAGCGGCCTTCTGGGACGCGGGACACGTCCTCCACCATGAGCAGCGCCTGCCAGGGGAACAGGCCGGGCACCGCGCTCCGCCCCCCCACAATGCGCTTCTGCAGGGCCGGGAACGCCTGCCCCGGCTctccacacactgcaaacacacacacacacacccctgaactctcaaacacattcacactgtctcaccctcacacactcaaatgTGAGCATCAACACAGGAAAATATACATGGAGAGCAAGTTTATGAGTGCAGGACGCAGTGTAAGGTTTGCTGTGGGTGTCTAAAGGCAATGTTttctatgaagaaaaaaaaatgcagacataTGTTCTGTACCTTTACACTTTCTCCATTATGGGCCCACAAAAGTGTTTATGCTGCTTCCTGATAAATTCAGGGCTTCTCACCATTTTAAAGTGCAGGAGTGTAACTGTCCGAGGGTAAATCAAATCAGCAATAATATTAAAGACTAAGATATTACACATCATAATAAAACTAATCAAATAATGAATGATTAATCAATTACTCATGCATTAATTATTTTGGGATGACATATACGTATATGCAGCAACATGTTTCATAAAGTGTAAATATTGCTTTAGTATTGCTTTGCTTGaaacactgtattttttaaattcaacaaTGTAATTTGGcactccacaaaaaaacaacattttggaCCATATCACATGATCACACCCATGTGACAGGACAGCGCGCACCTGGCTGACAGGACGGCAGTTTGGTGCCGAGCTCTTCGCTGGTCCAGACCCCTGCctctgtgcaggtgtaggtgCCTGCAGGACGAGGGACAGTAAGAGTGATGCAGATATGGAGGCAGTGCTGTAAACATGAGCAGAGAGATTCCTACTGTTGCCGCTGGGGTACAGGTGGTGGAGCGGGTTAGTGCAGGAGTACTGGATCCTTGAACCAAGCGAGGTACTGTTGCTGGGGCCTTCAAATGTCACTGTCCCATTTTCAATCTCCTCTGGAGCACCACAGTCTACCACTgagagagacacaaagagaggagagagagggcaagacagagagagagagacagacagacagacagacagagaggataTAATACATGAGTATCAGAACACAAGGACTGTTTCCCAAATTTCTGACTCACCACACACTGATGCCTAAACAAGCAATAAGCtgtaataatatgtaaaatCCCCTTCTTATTTTTACTTCttatacagtaataataataataattataataataataattataataataataataactattaaaaCATTCAGCAAACTCACTTAAATTAATCTGCCAGCAGTAAGTGAGCGATGTCATACACAGAGTATCCATTAAAACACtagtttattaattaattcagtgcAGGACTAGTAACATTAacataaatgtacacacataccgcGGATGATCACATTAAGATGAAATTAACATCAGTTTCTGACATAATAAGGCTACTTGCACAAAGGGCATCACAAAATTCCTTTGAGCACACTTGCTGAAAAAgcataatgaataaatatttggtTAATTTGGTAAATATTCCTCCAGGAATTAGAAACACTGTCATGGTACATTTACAATTGTCTCTAGTTTATAGACAAAGTTAGGAAAAGATTTATTGGGCAGCAGTCTTCAAAAGTCTTCATCctcaaaatcataaaacacaACTAACTTGAAACTTTTCTCAAACGTCCTGTTCGTAAACATTTTGCTAACTTCAGTACACAATGCAGATTGCCCTAAGTTTTTTGTGCAAGTAGCCTATGGGAGCGATTTGGGATACAGCAAAGACATTTGATTTAGGATACAGAAAAGCATGCTCCACGGCATGGGATGTAAATGAAACATAATGATTTGATTTCTACAATTTACGTATAAGCTAGAAATATTTTGGTGATCGGATGGGATGCTGAAATCAAATGTGGAACGATGAGATGGGAGATCGGAAGGAGACAGACTGATGCAAAAGGTAGTGAATCATACCTCACTTCCAGAGCTCAAACTGTGTTTGGCCTAAGAGCGCTCTTTCCTTCCACAGTGTACAGCCTCCTGCTCTGTGACTGTATGCCAGCGTACTGCGTGCATTTAACCAGGAGAGCAATTTCTCCTGTTCACTCATTACTGAGGTGTCTTCCAGTGATATAAAGTGAGACCAGCACAGTTAACAGCACAagcctacacgcacacacacacacgtacacccagTGACAGACTTCAGCCCAGACTGTGCCGATAGGGTAAAGCagcagtgtgtttattttaattgcagtgGAGAGTGATGGATGGAACAGTAGCTTCCACTACAGCGCAGGTACTGAGCAGAGCACGGCTAGGGTACAGGCAATAAGGTGATGGGTACTGGGTACAGGGCACAAGGGACAGGGGTCAAGGAGCAATGCACCAGTAAGTTTCACTTTTATAAACTACTGTGATGATGATCCACAAAGAAAGCTCTAAGCTTCTCATACTGTCTCAAAATGCACAAATCAGACCAGAGGACCCTGCTGTTTTAgtccacccctctcccctgcacTGCATTAGTAGAGAATCTGGTTGCTTAAGATGCTGGGCAATGATCGCCGACTCTTCTGCGAATCCGTTTCTGGAAACCAGTGGatgggaggaagagaaagaaggaggagaCAGAGCACTGAgcattgatatatatatatatatgtgcgaACAGAAGCACCAgtatatgaatatgtatgttTACCACTCTCCATATTTCACCATCTTAGTCCCACAATTAGCACTAGCTTGTTAGTCTGGAGCCATTTTAATTGCGCCAGCTCAACAGgggaaaatacttcaaatacaaaatgttttgtttctcaatatgcatttgttacgtccctccgcctcaggtgggggcgctggccgtttggacacATGCTTTTGTCTCGTTACAGGTAATTGATAGCACCTGTTgcggtgcccttttaagaagcctggagtcggcttctcaAAAAGGGGggctttttctcctcacctctcgaccACGGCCATGTCCTGATTTTACCTTAtgttttgcagctatttttGTTATTCCGTAtggtttgtaaaataaagttattggttatATTTGGGAAACTTTGGTGTCGGCCTTGTTATGTATAAAACTTCAAATGtggaattacttttttaaagaatataattGTTATATTTTAGCATTTGTTCTTAGACGTAATGGCATTCGTACCTACAGCAGCAATAACTTCAAATCATCCATGTAGCCTTGGTAGCTGGCAGTACCAAATTTAGCCTTGGTACTTGGTTGTAACTTAGTCATAAATAAAAAGGATAGCATCTGTTCCATTTCAAACTTCGCAAGTCCACAAACTAAAAGAGAAATTACAGTGCTTCTTACTTTTACAAGTCGGCACTGTGCTGCTCCATGAACCACCTTTTTCACACACAATTTGATAGTGTTCCAGTTCTTCATCATCCTATAAAACCAGAGCAGTCAGTCATTCAAAGGTATTAATccacaagagaaagagagaaaagttCTGAATCAATTGAACATGTGTAGGAGACCATCTTGAATTTGAAGGAGAAACAGTCATGACTATACAGTTTGCGTACCCAACTGGGGGTTCAAAATACCTAGCCCTGTACAAACCCACAGCTCCTTATGCAAAACAGACTCTGGGGGACAGATATTCCTGGCTCTGCATACTGTCAAATGGAACCTCAGGCCTGTGGTTTTAACACTGTTAATAGAATGGACTCCTGGCACCCTGGTGTCACAGTTGTGCCCGGATTACAGTAAGGCCTTATCGCTAATTAATGCTTAGCCAGATTTAGAACAGCACCACATCCCTGTCTCACCTTGAACACTTTGTATCCATGGTTGCAGGTCACAAGGACGTGGTCTTTAAATGTGTACTGTGGTTGAACAGGCTCTAGCTGCCCATTTTCTGGGGGTTGTAGGACTTGGCACTGACTTCCTGTAAAAAAGAAGTTATGTTGAACAGCGAGTTTAACCTTGCTCTGTCTTCACCGCCAACTCAGCGCTGGAGGAATTAGGGCTAGCAGACAACCTTATTCATGGCATAGCTGACTTTAAGCCATGTTGCTTTCCTTCTCGCTGAGACACGGGgaacacactcacccacagcGGTGTAGGACAGCCTCCAGCCCACGTTCTCCCCGGAGTTGTCACTGTGGAAGAGAATCTGGACGCTGTTGCTTCCCGTCTGGATGCGGCCAGGGGAACGGTCACCGCACAGTGGCCCAAATTCCTTCTGCCCTGCCTGGATCTGCAATCCAAACTCATCATCAGCATCACGCCCACCATCATCACAGCCCTCACTACGAACATCAGCATTGTCCCACTATCACCATCACTGCTATCTTCTCCTTCACTGCCATTACTGccttagtttaaaaaacaaacaaaggtgCTCAATATGGACATTAAGTATTGATAAAATTGCTTCATCAATGAAGTCACACCGTAGCATTTCAGTGCTGAGTACTACTACGTTTCAGtgtatagcagtgtgtgtgtagcaatCTGATTTGTGACTATGCCAGTGCAGATTGCAGCTCGTAGCCTTGAAGgcctataaaaaaaacaccactcaagattttgttttttaaacaaacaaccCATATATcaaaattttgttaaaattgATCAATACAAAATTTGAGAAATGGCTTGCATATATCTATAAAAGAGTCAAGGTAGATTTGAGATCTTGGTGAGGTCATCATAAGATCTAACCGCTGAGGACAGGACTGTTTATGCCTGAGAACGATTGTGTTTCAGCAGCAGTCGTGGAGATTAGAGCGTCGTGGTATTTCACGGCTGAGCAGTGGAAGAGTGGGACGCCGTGGGCCAGGATGTGACCCAGTCTGACCCAAAAATCCTTCTAGAAACAGGGGGCGAGGCCTGGAATGCAAGTAGTTCTCTGAGGTGTTATTTACTAACTTGTCCTGCCTTCTGCTTTCAAGCTTTAGCATCCTTCATATTTTAAGCTTGCTAAAACAGTCAACTTCTGGTGTGTCCCCCTATGGGAAATAGCTCCAGCTTAGTCATCTTGCTACGGTTTCTCTCACTTTTAAATACACTAGAGCTCCAAATTTCACAAAAGCGGAAAGTCATTTGACCTTGTTTGTCCGGCTCTGTGGAGCAGTTATTCGCTGTGATGttgaaaattaatgttttggcAGAAGTTATTTATAAGCCTCGATAAGGAAAAGGAGTAATCTAGCTGATGATGCAACACTTGAGAGATTATGCACAGATTTTCAGGCTTATACAGATTCCTCAActcttttcacatttcagcttttataAAACACTAATGACATATGGGACCATAATGTTCTACACTATACTCCACTAGTTCTCTATAGCTTACCAATACGTGTACGAGTAAACACGAATCTGCGTATGATTTTATGACTACATTATCATTATTTGCATTGGCCATCTGTTTATGTATATTACAGTATGATTCCATATATGACTGTATGATTGTGTACCTCATGGTTACACAATCATGCATAGGTGTTTTAGGTGTGTATAGCGCCCAGCTCACCTTTATGTAGTCATAGGGACATGTGACCTCAGGGTGGTCTTCGATGTCAAAGGTATCGTCAAACTCCAGGTTGACCTGGAAGCCCTCCTCCAGTTCAATGCGGTAAAGGCAGTCAGAGCTCTTGGGATAAGACCTGGGGTAGTCTGAGCTGGACAGAACCCCCGTCCTCTCTGTgaacacactgtcactgcactccactgcagacgcacac encodes:
- the masp1 gene encoding mannan-binding lectin serine protease 1 isoform X2, whose translation is MMGVLDVLLLALALHEAQGANLTDMYGTLHSPNYPESYEKEVEVTWNISVPDGFQIKLYFIHFDLEPSYLCEYDYVKVEAEQEVLATFCGREETDTEQVPGDQVITSPRNVLSVTFRSDFSNEERFSGFEAHYSAVDVDECRDRNDEDLACDHYCHNYIGGYYCSCRYGYVLHSDNRTCRVECSDSVFTERTGVLSSSDYPRSYPKSSDCLYRIELEEGFQVNLEFDDTFDIEDHPEVTCPYDYIKIQAGQKEFGPLCGDRSPGRIQTGSNSVQILFHSDNSGENVGWRLSYTAVGSQCQVLQPPENGQLEPVQPQYTFKDHVLVTCNHGYKVFKDDEELEHYQIVCEKGGSWSSTVPTCKKTDSQKSRRSLPSILSNQILY
- the masp1 gene encoding mannan-binding lectin serine protease 1 isoform X1; this translates as MMGVLDVLLLALALHEAQGANLTDMYGTLHSPNYPESYEKEVEVTWNISVPDGFQIKLYFIHFDLEPSYLCEYDYVKVEAEQEVLATFCGREETDTEQVPGDQVITSPRNVLSVTFRSDFSNEERFSGFEAHYSAVDVDECRDRNDEDLACDHYCHNYIGGYYCSCRYGYVLHSDNRTCRVECSDSVFTERTGVLSSSDYPRSYPKSSDCLYRIELEEGFQVNLEFDDTFDIEDHPEVTCPYDYIKIQAGQKEFGPLCGDRSPGRIQTGSNSVQILFHSDNSGENVGWRLSYTAVGSQCQVLQPPENGQLEPVQPQYTFKDHVLVTCNHGYKVFKDDEELEHYQIVCEKGGSWSSTVPTCKMVDCGAPEEIENGTVTFEGPSNSTSLGSRIQYSCTNPLHHLYPSGNSTYTCTEAGVWTSEELGTKLPSCQPVCGEPGQAFPALQKRIVGGRSAVPGLFPWQALLMVEDVSRVPEGRWFGSGALLSESWVLTAAHVLRSHRRDASVVPVSPEHIRVYLGLHDIRTKHLAVNRTVERVLLHPRFDPRNYNNDIALVKLSQRVDLSGLALPVCLPPPGQDSSLPLPNTLGLVAGWGISNPNVSTDDAAASDLGERSDVLQYVKLPVVDQEECRSSYASRYRKYNITENMFCAGYYEGGRDTCLGDSGGAFVMEDPHTGRWVAQGLVSWGGPEKCGSQRVYGVYTRVSNYMPWLQNHLDSDSQR